The DNA window ATGCCGGCAACGCGATGCGCGTTATCAGGCGCAATCGCGATCAGCGCGCCGATGCAGCCATCGACATGAAACCACAGGTCTTCCTCATGAGCGAGTTTGGCCAGCGCCCGCAGATCGTCGATCGCCCCGGTGTTGACCGTGCCGGCATTGCCGATGACGCAGGCCGGTCTGAAACCCGCCGCGCGATCCTCCGATATCGCTGCTCGCAAGGCCGATATATCGATGCGCAACCCGGCATCGGTCGGGATCCGGCGCAGCGCCCGATTGCCGAGGCCAAGCGCTTCCATCGCCTTGCGATGGCAGGAGTGGACCTGGTCCGAGCCATAGAAGCGCAGCGGCTTTTCGATCGCGGCGACGCCGTGCTCGCGCACGTCGATGCCGGCCTTGGTGTTGCGCGCCACCGTCAGCCCGATGATGTTGGCCATCGAGCCGCCGCTGACCAGCGTGCCGGAGGCGGAAGCGGGAAAGCCCAGCATCTGCTTGCACCAATTGACCACCTGGCCGTCCATCAGCCCGGCGGCGTGGTTGCCGCCGCCGAGGTTGGATCCCTGGATTGCCGCCAGGAAGTCGCCGAGCGCACCGGTGAAGTTGCTCGAGCCCATGTACCAGGCCCAGAAACGCGGATGGACGTTGCCCATCGGGTAGGACATCACGGTGCGCGAGACCTCGCCATAGACAGCGGCCAGCGGCGCCGGCGATCGCGGCAAGGGTGCCGAGAAAGCTTCCCTCACATCCGCCGGCATCTCCCGCCAGGCCGGCCGGTCCCTGATATCGCTGAGATAACCGACGGCATCATCGATTACCTGATGCGACAGGGCCTGCACAGCGGCCCAGTCGGCGGGGTCGAGCGTTTCCTCGGCCACCGTGCCGAGGGCCTCCTGCGCGATATCCATGACCGGGCTCCCGTCAGGCCGCCGGGAACTGGCAGCCGGGCGTCGAGCGCGACAGCGCCATCTCGTCGGCATCCATCTCGGCCTCGATGCCGTCGAACAGCGGCGTCGACATGTAGCGCTCGCCAGTGTCGGGCAGCATGCACAGGATCACCGATCCGGCCGCCGCCTTCTCCGCGACCTGCCGTGCCACGGCGAAGGTGGCGCCGCCGGAAATGCCGGTGAAGATGCCCTCCTTCTGCGCCAGGGCCTTGGCCCATTTGATGCCCTCGGGCCCCGCGATCGGGATCACTTCGTCATAGAGGCCGGCGTCGATCGCTTCCTGCAGCACATTGGGGATGAAGTCCGGCGTCCAGCCCTGGACGGGATGCGGCTCGAAGGCCGGATGGCTGGCGGCGGGGGCGCCATGGGCGCCGCGCTGCTGCGCCTTGCCGCTGCCGACCAGCTGGGCGTTGGCCGGTTCGCAGAGCACGATGCGGGTGTCCGGCCGCTCGCGGCGCAACACGCGCGCCACGCCGACGACGGTACCGCCAGTGCCATAGCCGGTGACGAAGCAATCGAGCCGCGACCCGGCGAAATCATTGACGATCTCGCGCGCCGTGGTCGCCTCGTGGATGGCCGCATTGGCCGCCGTCTCGAACTGGCGGGCGAGGAACCAGCCATTGGCCTCGGCCAGTTCAACCGCCTTCTTGTACATGCCGAAGCCCTTTTCGGCGCGCGGCGTCAGCACCACCTTGGCGCCCAGCATGCGCATCAGCTTGCGGCGTTCGACGGAGAAGCTGTCGGCCATGGTGACGACCAGCGGATAGGCCTTTTGCGCACAGACCATGGCAAGCCCGATACCGGTGTTGCCGCTGGTCGCCTCGACCACGGTCTGGCCAGGCTTCAGCGCGCCGCTGCGCTCGCCCTCCTCGATGATGTTGAGCGCAAGCCTGTCCTTCACCGAGGCGCCTGGGTTGAAGAACTCGGCCTTGACATAGATCGTCGCATGGGTCGGTCCGAGATTGTTGATGCGCACCACCGGCGTATCGCCGACAGTGTCGAGAATGCTGTCGAACAGGCGGCCGCGTCCGGTCGTGGTCCTGATTTTCTGCTTATTCAACATCGTTGATCTCCTCGATCGTGTTCATTTTCACAGGCCGGTTACAAACCGACGGTTTGGGCGGCGAGGTTTCGAGACATGGCCGCGTTAGGACTGGCGTGCCGACGATGCGGCAATAACGATACCCGGCGTGGAAATTCGCCGCCGGATGCGCCGTGTCGTGTTTGGTGATACAGCAAGGGCCGATGGGCCAGCGTGGGAGCAGGCGTGGAAACGGACGTGGAATCCGCACCATCGAGGCTGGACGGCGACATGCCGCGCCTGTCCGTGCGCCTGCTCGGACCGCTGGAAATCTTGCGTAATGGGACGCCAGTCGCGCTGCCGGCATCGCGCAAGCTGCGCGCGCTGCTCGCCTATCTGGCGCTGGCGCCGCACGCCGTGGGGCGCAGCCGCCTGTGCGAGCTATTGTGGGACGTGCCCAACGATCCGCGGGGCGAGTTGCGCTGGTACCTGAGCAAGCTGCGCGCGGCCCTCGACACGCCGGTCCGGCGCCGGGTGGAGACACGGGGCGACACGGTGGCGCTTGATCTCGATGGCTGCCTTGTCGATGCACTGGACGTCACTCGCGCCGCCGCGCAAGGGATCGGCACGCTCGATAGGGAGCGGTTGCGGGCGCTGTCGGAACTCTTCGCCGGCGATTTGCTCGACGGGCTGGAGCTCGAGCGCAGCCCGCTTTTCGACAGCTGGCTGATCGCCCAGCGCCGACGTTTCCAGGCGTACCACGCCGCCGTGCTCGAACAGCTTGCCGTAAACCATCCGGCGGGCTCGCCCGAAACGTCCATGCAACTCGACAAATGGGTCGAGCTGGCGCCGTTCGACACGCGCGCGCATCTGGCCTTGCTGTCCAATCTGGCGGAGCGCGGCGCCATCGGCGCGGCCGAGGAGCATCTGGCTTCTGCGGCTCGCCTGTTCCAATCGGAAGAGCTTGATTTCGCTCCGCTTCGCGCGGCCTGGCAGACAATCCGTGACCAACGGTCCGGCAACTCGCTGAAGGCGCAACCAGCCTGCCTGTCCACACCATCGCAATTGGCAGTCCCATCGGATGCCGGCACGGTCGAGCCAAGCCAGGCCTCGCTGGCGGTGATGCCGTTTGTCGAGGAAGCCGGCGAAGGCACACGCGGCGGGCTTGCCGACGGCTTCACCCATGACATCATCACCCGCCTCGCCAAACTCCGCGATTTCTTCGTCATCGCGCGCGGATCGGTGTTTGCGCTGGCCGAAAAGACCATCGCGCCGGAAGAAGCCGGCAGAAAACTTGGCGTCGACTATGTCGCCACCGGCATGGTGCGCAACACGGCCGGCCGGCTGATCGTCAGCGTCGAGCTCGTCGAGGTGCGCACGGCCAGGATCGTCTGGGCCGAGACCTTCGAGCGCCGGCCCGACGACATCTTTGCCGTGCTCGACGATATCGGCGACAGCATCGTGTCGTCGATCTCGGCCGAGATCGAAACGGTCGAGCGCAACCGCGCCATGCTGAAGGCACCCAATTCGCTCAACGCCTGGGAGGCCTACCATCGCGGCCTCTGGCACATGTACCGCTTCACCCAGGCCGAGAACGAGCAGGCGCGGCAATTCTTCGACAAGGCCTTGCAGCTGGACCCCACCTTTGCCCGCGCCTATGCCGGCCTGTCGTTCACCCACTGGCAGAACGCGTTCCAGCGCTGGGGCGACCGCGACCGCGAAAGCGCGCTGGCCTATGAGAGCGCCGGGCACAGCCTGCTGGTCGACGACCACAATCCGGCCGCGCACTGGGCGATGGGCCGGGCGCTGTGGCTGCGCGGCGAGCAGGACGGATCGCTGTCCGAACTGGGGCGGGCGGTGGATCTCAGCCCGAATTTCGCGCTCGGCCATTACGCGCTGTCCTTCGTCCACTCGCAGTCGGGCGACCCGCGGGCGGCGATAAGTTCCTCCGACCATTCGCGCCATCTCAGCCCCTTCGACCCGCTGCTGTTCGGCATGCTGGGGTCACGCGCGATGTCGCATGTACGGCTCGGCCAGTTCGAAGAGGCGGCCGACTGGGCGCTGAAGGCGGCGGCGCGGCCGAACGCGCATACCATCATCCTGGCGATTGCCGCGCACTGCCTGGCGCTGGCCGGCCGGCTCGACGAGGCACGCGGCTTTGCCGCCGCCATCCGCAAGACACTGCCTGACTACCGCGCCGACGATTTCATCGGCACGTTCCGCTTCGATCCCGATGCCGAGGCGCTGTTCCGGCAAGGCGCAAGGCGCATCGGGCTCAGCTGATTTAGAGCAGTTCCGGATGGCAACCGTTCATACTTTTCCTGGAATTGCTCCAGGCTTGAATCTCCCGTTAACGAAGTCGGAAGGAGTTGTTTAACCGTTCACCTCTATGTGACCTCCCGGGGGGTCCATGGCGAAGTGAGTATGATGAGCGACAGCCCCGACAAGCGCAGCAACGAATGGCGCGCCATTCTCCACGTACAGGCCCGTGTCGCCGTGCTGTTCGTTCCGGTTGTCGCCAGCCTGCTGATCATAGCGGCACTTGCCGGCAACGAACGCAAATCCGTTCCCGATGTCGACCGCACGGTAACCGGGTCGGTGCGATAGACGTCACGACAGCCGGCCGCGAATGCCGGCCGATGTGCGCTATTGGGCGCGTCATCCTTTGGCGCTACAGTCATCCAATGGCTACTGCACTGCGCGAATGGGCCCGAGCGATCAAGCGCGACGTGCATGCGCTCTACCTTGCCGCGCGCGATCCCCGAACGCCGTGGTACGCCAAGGCGCTTGCCGTCTGTGTCGCGGGCTACGCCTTGTCTCCAATCGACCTGATTCCCGATTTCATCCCCTTGGTTGGTTACCTCGATGATGCGATCCTGGTTCCCTTGGGAATCCTTGCCGTGGTAAAGATGATACCGCCCGAGGTCATGGCAGAGCACAGGGAGGCCGCCGCTCTTGCCGTCGACAGGCCCGTGAGCCGCAGCGCGGCGGTGATCATCGCCTGCATATGGGTCGTCTCGGTCGCGCTGGCGGGATGGCTGGCATATCGATACTTCACCGGCCGATCTTGAAGCCGCGTCCTGTAAGGTGCAACAGCGCAATGGCGCTCCCGATTGCGTTTTTGGAGCGACATCCATCGGCATGGGTTTTCGTGGTTGGTTGTGAGGTGGGTTCTTGAAGCGCATCGATGAACACCGCATCCACCAGATCTTCGAAGTCAGCCTATGGCTGAAGGGCGCGCATGCCCTGACCGAATGCGTCGGCGGAATTCTGCTCTATGTCGTCACCACCGATACCATTGCCTCCTGGGTCAATGCCCTCACCGCGGAGGAATTGATCGAGGATCCCAACGATTTCATCGCCGGCCATCTGTCGCGGATGGCAAGCCATTTTTCGGTCGCCAGCAAGGAGTTTTATGCCTTCTACCTGCTTAGCCACGGCCTGATAAAACTTGCCTTGGTGGTCGGGCTTTTGAGAGGCAAGCTCTGGTCTTACCCTGCCTCGCTCGCGGCTTTGGGCTTGTTCATGGTCTATCAAGTCTACCGCTACTCATACACCCAATCATTCGGCCTGCTGGTCCTGACCGTCTTCGATGCGGTCGTCATGGTGTTGATCTGGCACGAATGGAGGATCGTGCGGCAGCACAAGCCGGCATGATGGTTGCGTTGGCGGCCTTGTCCCTGTTTCCTGGACGTCGGCACATGGACCGACGGATCGATGGCGGACGCTGTCGCGGTCCGGCTACAAACGCCTGACCGCTAGGGAGCGCCCTTGCCTTGCCGGCGGAACCCCACGCACCGTCGGACATTGTGTCCCAGGACAGCCCTTGGAGGACATGATGACCAGAGCTTTCGATATAAACGACAACACGGAAGAAAATCCGAAACGCCCGCCGCAGCCTGAGACCGGTGACGACCTCAGGAAAAAGAAGGTCGAAGGAAAAGCCTTCCAGGTGAATGAGAACAGCGTCGACAATCCGGCATCCGCGCCGGTGACGCCGAAGCGGGACTGATCAAAGGAAGATGGCGTGCGCCTTGTCAGGGCGTGCCTTCCGGCAGCATTCGCTTGAGCACGTCATCCCTACGGATGAAATGATGCCACAGCGCCGCTGCCGCATGCACGCCGGCAAGGATGAGGATCGAATTGGCGCAGAGGCTGTGCAGCTCCCTGATGAACCGGGCCGTGTCGCGATCCGGCGGAACTGGAGCCGGGATGGTGAAAAGGCCGAAGAAACTCAAGGCATCGCCCCTG is part of the Mesorhizobium loti genome and encodes:
- a CDS encoding pyridoxal phosphate-dependent decarboxylase family protein, with the protein product MDIAQEALGTVAEETLDPADWAAVQALSHQVIDDAVGYLSDIRDRPAWREMPADVREAFSAPLPRSPAPLAAVYGEVSRTVMSYPMGNVHPRFWAWYMGSSNFTGALGDFLAAIQGSNLGGGNHAAGLMDGQVVNWCKQMLGFPASASGTLVSGGSMANIIGLTVARNTKAGIDVREHGVAAIEKPLRFYGSDQVHSCHRKAMEALGLGNRALRRIPTDAGLRIDISALRAAISEDRAAGFRPACVIGNAGTVNTGAIDDLRALAKLAHEEDLWFHVDGCIGALIAIAPDNAHRVAGIEWADSVALDPHKWLHAPFEVGCALVRDAIAHRRTFAVTPEYLESMPRGLASGEWLHDYGLQTSRGFRALKVWMALKEHGVDKFGRLIDQNIAQALYLAERIEAEPLLELAIQPTINIVCFRYQPGVKGEALKALNTEIMLRLQEQGIATLSDTTVHGEHWLRVAIANHRTRRDDLDLLVGETLRLGREITAQGPSGK
- a CDS encoding PLP-dependent cysteine synthase family protein, whose protein sequence is MLNKQKIRTTTGRGRLFDSILDTVGDTPVVRINNLGPTHATIYVKAEFFNPGASVKDRLALNIIEEGERSGALKPGQTVVEATSGNTGIGLAMVCAQKAYPLVVTMADSFSVERRKLMRMLGAKVVLTPRAEKGFGMYKKAVELAEANGWFLARQFETAANAAIHEATTAREIVNDFAGSRLDCFVTGYGTGGTVVGVARVLRRERPDTRIVLCEPANAQLVGSGKAQQRGAHGAPAASHPAFEPHPVQGWTPDFIPNVLQEAIDAGLYDEVIPIAGPEGIKWAKALAQKEGIFTGISGGATFAVARQVAEKAAAGSVILCMLPDTGERYMSTPLFDGIEAEMDADEMALSRSTPGCQFPAA
- a CDS encoding transcriptional regulator, with amino-acid sequence MPRLSVRLLGPLEILRNGTPVALPASRKLRALLAYLALAPHAVGRSRLCELLWDVPNDPRGELRWYLSKLRAALDTPVRRRVETRGDTVALDLDGCLVDALDVTRAAAQGIGTLDRERLRALSELFAGDLLDGLELERSPLFDSWLIAQRRRFQAYHAAVLEQLAVNHPAGSPETSMQLDKWVELAPFDTRAHLALLSNLAERGAIGAAEEHLASAARLFQSEELDFAPLRAAWQTIRDQRSGNSLKAQPACLSTPSQLAVPSDAGTVEPSQASLAVMPFVEEAGEGTRGGLADGFTHDIITRLAKLRDFFVIARGSVFALAEKTIAPEEAGRKLGVDYVATGMVRNTAGRLIVSVELVEVRTARIVWAETFERRPDDIFAVLDDIGDSIVSSISAEIETVERNRAMLKAPNSLNAWEAYHRGLWHMYRFTQAENEQARQFFDKALQLDPTFARAYAGLSFTHWQNAFQRWGDRDRESALAYESAGHSLLVDDHNPAAHWAMGRALWLRGEQDGSLSELGRAVDLSPNFALGHYALSFVHSQSGDPRAAISSSDHSRHLSPFDPLLFGMLGSRAMSHVRLGQFEEAADWALKAAARPNAHTIILAIAAHCLALAGRLDEARGFAAAIRKTLPDYRADDFIGTFRFDPDAEALFRQGARRIGLS
- a CDS encoding YkvA family protein, coding for MATALREWARAIKRDVHALYLAARDPRTPWYAKALAVCVAGYALSPIDLIPDFIPLVGYLDDAILVPLGILAVVKMIPPEVMAEHREAAALAVDRPVSRSAAVIIACIWVVSVALAGWLAYRYFTGRS
- a CDS encoding DUF2127 domain-containing protein, encoding MDEHRIHQIFEVSLWLKGAHALTECVGGILLYVVTTDTIASWVNALTAEELIEDPNDFIAGHLSRMASHFSVASKEFYAFYLLSHGLIKLALVVGLLRGKLWSYPASLAALGLFMVYQVYRYSYTQSFGLLVLTVFDAVVMVLIWHEWRIVRQHKPA